The genomic interval ttgttctttttatcaatttttttaatgttatagaattaatgaatttggaattattaatttataatttatgattcaataaagttttcaaaaatgtaaaaaaaataagcaaaagaaaacataattaaacttttaaatattataaacttcacctatgaatatatttgcttttattaatgtatattttttataaaagattaataaaatttataaaaagtttaaaatattttaagaaaataattaaaaaataactattaCCAACGGAATTTTCCAACGAAATGTTCTGTTGGAAAATTTCCGTTGGTAATACATTTTTCCTATGGAAATTTCCGTTGAAAAATTTAGCGggctttcaaattttttgggttcttcaaatttccaaaggatttccaacggaaaagtttccgttgaaaattttggtgggagaaatttttttttggcgCTAACCAAGTTTCCAACGgattttcaacgaaaataTTTCGTCGAAAATTCGTCGAAAAAAATAAcgataaatttttattaatatctgttgaaaatccgttgaaaattttcaacggaattttccaacgaaatttttttcatcgtaaaaaatatgttttttttagtAATACCTCACAGAGATTGGTATGGATCATGACACCCAATCTCACTTTAGTACACTTCAATGTGAGATATCTTCCTTTGGCTCTGCTCTGGGAGTTTCTTTTCCATGTAGGGTTTATGGCTCTACCTGCTAGGAGCATACGAAGTGGGATTCACATGGTTCCGCACCGATACAGTGACATAGGGGATGTAAAACCCAATGAACTTGTTACCTTATTTAAAGTCAGAAGTATATATGATTAATTGAGTACTCTTATAAgttgcaaaaaagaaaaaagtatatattttcttaaaatttgatctaacgtttttatctctttttaaGATGATGAATTAATCCAAGATTATAATGCTTTTCCCCTCGAACTTCCTTACATATTTCTCCTGGTGAATAGATTGTCGACACAAAGCAAGCAAATTAGAGAAAGCTTGACACCAGCCAGCCTATATTGTCCATGCTGCCTCCTTCAAAAGACTGGACCAAATACATACTCCACGGACCCGAAAGATCTATGCATAGTTGATAGTTACTACCATAAGAAACCAACTTTTCTTTCGCCATCTTTCAGTAATACTGGTAAAGCTGACTTTGCTAACACGTCTACCCTTCTATCcaaccccttttttttttcctataaatataaaattgacaATGAAGTTCAtccaattaaaaatttctttcttccGTCTACCCTTTGCATTGGCTTTTtcgtttttcttctttcttgtgGAAGAAAAATCAGAGTGATTAAAAATTGGTAGGGAGCTAAAGTtcaaaaaggggaaaaatcAATTCGAAAATAGCATCCTTATCTAACATATACTAAGCTAATCTCCGTTTTGCATAATAATTCAAGTTACATACAAATGACCCAAAGGCAAATTAGCTAAGCAACTTTAATAGTATACATTCCATGTCAGAAATTGCCCTAAACCTTCAAGAGCTGCAATTTATTCAGAAAAACAATAGCAATCCAGTCCAACTCAACTGGAGACCATCGAGCATGATTGATCTCAGCCGCTGATCCATACCACATTTCTGGTTCCATGTCTCCTCCATTTTCTGATCGAAGATTTGAGCCCACCGCCTCCCATATTAGAGCCCTTGAATCATCCCCAGCAGAACACAGCTGCTTCCCAATGAATGGAGCCCATGAAATGGCATTGACGCTCCCCTTATGCTTACATAATTCCACCAAAGGTATAGTTGGAAACCGGATGTCAACTATTACAATTTTATTACTGTCCATTCCTACTGTGGCCATGAACCTGGGGTCAGCTTTGTTCCATTCTAGCCTCAACAAGGGAGTTTCCGGAACAGgattttcataaattattgTTGATCTCTCTTTGTCCCTTAAGTCAAAAACCCTTATCGAACCATCTCCGGACACTGAAGCAAACACATTGAACCCACCCCAAGAAATATCGAACACTTCCTTGTCATGCGCTACTAATTGGGTGTCTACAGTTTCTCTCTCTATGTTCCAAATGGTGCACGTAGTGTCAACACTAGAGGTAGCCACGCGTCGCGTGTCAAAGTCAGCCCAATCGAAAGAAGTTATGGCAGAATTAAATTCGCTACTCTTATTACCGTTGAACAAGGCCTTGAGCTCGATGTGGTCATCATGGATTTCCCACAGACGGAGATAATCACCGGATGTGGCAATCATGTCAGGATTTGAGGTATTCTCGGAGGGGAAGAACAATAGATTTGTGGGAGCATAAGGGTGGTCGAATATTAGGCGGCTGTCAGTGGTGAAATCGGATGTGTCAAGGTTGAACTGAACAAGTTCGACCTTGTTGCTGTAGTCTTCAAGAAAACTGCCAATGGCTAGGCGTGATCTTTTGTCATTGCGGACGGACCAAGCCAGGGAGTAAATTGGCCACTGACCTATGTAGGTATAGACGCCTGCTTTCTTCTCTGAGGGGCTTTGCATAGTTTGATGGTAGGGATATAACAAAGAAATCAGACTTTGAATCACTGCAGTACACAACAGAAAATtcacattttaaataaatattaattgtaTGGTTGATCATGTTTTTTGGCCCAAATCTGTCCCAAAATAGTGAAACTTTATATGTAAAGTAATGTTTTATTGGTTCCACCTTGTTTGAATATCTTGACTGCTTTTTCAAAATAAGGGGGTAAGTATATTGACTTCGTTATTTTATTAAACCCCTATTTGGCTCTATATGATCATTGATTGTTCCAAATTGAAGAATCAGAACATCTTAAAACTTTAGGTCAAAAATATCCACgccttattaaaatttgataataaAATGAGTTATAACTTATTCACAGTATTAAGAAAtacatcaaaatataaatatttctttcattgATAAAGAGAATCGACATCATGAACGCTATTAGAAATTAAAGTAGTACCAAATATTACTATCAGCTAGTCAAAACCCCATCAACAGGGGGGAAAATGAACAATCATTtgggaaaataaaaataaaaatccctACGGCCATACGAGTCTTAAATTGCTGACTAAGTTTATGTTGTTAGATGTTTTATATATCCAAATACAAGTGcgttcaaaaaatattttaaggtaaagaatttgagaaaaatgtttCTTTAAATACAATTTGATTTAAAGGAATGAATAACTGCGCATGTTATGTGAGACTTTGTCTTCTTTCTTGAAAAAGGAAGTTTAATAAAAAGGAAGGTATAGCGACTCCAAGCATGCCAGCAAACAAGATATAATGAAGTCCAGCAGTAGCAAACTAAAAAGATAGAAGAAGCCATGTTCAGAGATTTTATATCATAGGCTATCCatggaaaaataataatgagaTATGATTCAAGATACCGGCCCCTAccataaaaaatttgttgaagaaaaaaatcaaaattcttgAAACCCTCCAAGCTAGACGAAGCAATCTGAGTTCTGCAAAGACTCGGGCTAGAAGAATTATTTAGCAACATTACATTTTACAAGTAGAAAACTTTGATTTTTATCGATTGGTGAAGTTTACTTTGCCCAACTCGTTTTTGTATGTCGATAAAAGCTTTTAATACGTTTATCCTATTGAAATTCAATATTTGTCCTCACATTTgacttataaaaattttttgcaTTGGATTTTCCATCTAAAATAgattacttttaaaaaaatttgtcgGTCTTGAGAGCATGGTAAAAAGTATAAGCTTTATAGCGAATTAGTACGTAAAATTGAGTTTCTACCTGTTCAAATAATTTCGCACCTACCCTTCCGAGATAAACCCAgcaaatgaaaaacaatttgaCGAAATGAGGCTTAAATAAggtgaagagaaaaaaaaaaaaaaaacaaaaacaacaagataagaagaaaatgaaaactttGCTTCCTTTCCTTGGCcctttgaaaagattttacaAGTAAAGAAACACTTGTGTAATGCTGCTCCAAAGGCCCTATATATGAAAGAAAGCCAGATGCATTCTCTAACAAATTTTCGACTGAGACAGACAAATTAAGAGAGAAATAGACTTACGCTGCTAAAAGGCACTTGGGAATTGGGATATCTTCCTTgatattctttttctccaaGAGTAAAAAACTGTAAACGCATGTTTACTCCGGCAGATATGACTTCAGAGCTTGCTGTATTTAGCACTACTGAAGGTTTAAAACTTTAAAGGAAGCTATAGCTCCCTTTAAATGGGAGCGAAATTCAAACGAAAGAAGGGAAGGTACAGCTAATGGTCAAACTTTCACGAGCAAACCACTTGGATATTGGTGGGTTCTTGGTTTGCGTCAGAGGGTTGCACGTGCTTGTTTCGCCATCCCAAGGGCTCTATTTCGTTTCTTTGCGTATGCCagaaatatttgattaagctTCCCATTGACTTTGGATGAAGACATCCAAGGTCTTACTGTTAACGGAATGGCTACTCCCTAGCGTTTCAATAGATGAATTCACACGGAAGATAAGTCTCTTCTTTGCTATTTAATTGTGTAATAACTAATAACCAAACTAGGTAGATACATCAACAATTTGGTTTCCAAGTGAAAGAAAGGAGTTAGGTACTTGAAGTGAATGAGAGGTGGGTTATGGGAAAAATCTCAAGTGGTCAAGTTCAAAGTCTTTCAATGCGTACTTTGTGCTACATACTATGTATATATGAGATCAACTaatttatcccaaaaaaaatgaaaacataagtctctctctttctttttaaatctAGTACTTATGGTATTGAACATTGGGGTAATAACTTTCCTCTTTGCTCAACCTCTAACTCCTTgctaaaattcaatttgaagTGATTGCACTCTTAATTTAGCAGAGTTGCTATATATGATGCTGTATCATTGTTTATTTCAGGACAGGGACAAGTTAGCAAGAGATGTTATCATGATTGGAAGTGACTCAAGGTAGCAATTTCTTGGATTATAAATCCCTTGGAAATACTCATATATATAGTTTCATGAACTCGCAACGCTAGCTCTTTTCCATTGAAGTCTCATTGTTCACATCAATAGAGAAATCAATTATATGAATCTTGCTAAATAAAGAGGTACCATTAGAGATATGGATTTTAATTATTGCGTGGTTtcattcttttgatttttttttttgtgctaAACCATGAACTATTTCATTGATTCAATGATTCAATGGGGTTACATAAGTTTGTTGCCTTACATAGGAAAAACAGAGTTGGACCCATTTAAACCACCCACCCTATACAACCGCTGCATGAACCCTCTCTTACAAAATGAAAGCAAacttgataactctattttataGCATTATTTTGTCACAGTTTAAgtgttaaattaattaaattcttgAGATTTACTTTAGGAATTAGATATTTTTagctatttttctttatttagtttaaatcatgttgagttattttaatttaagttatttcagtttaattttatgttaaattgTCTTAAGTTTAATTATTACTGATTTAGTCTATTGTTTTTGAAGGTTCTTAAATGAAAAGACCTCAATTGGTGATGAACCCTACAAGTATGGCTAGTGCTTCTCTTGTACATGCTTcagtattttaagtataactCTCATttcagaagtccaattgatgtgattcccaagccattggaaagctaagagatagggctacaatttttatgtttactagTTCACCCAGTTCAGATTAGATCAAGGAGACAATTGCACTGCAAAAGGATGGACTGCAGCAGAAACTGCACATGGCAGCAAAAAGGAAGCATCACGGTCTTAAGGAGGCTAAGGCCACGGTGCCGTGATGTGAAGGGCATCATAGTATGACCAGATAGGCCAGTGCCACAGCTGTGATGGAGGAGAGTCGTGGCGCCATGAAGAAATACAAACATCCATGCCCATGGTCCATGGCCACAGTGCCAACCCGATAACTTGAACATCAATTTTCCAAATTTTATTCTAACTAAGGTTATAAGGGTTATTTAAAAAGGGCttctaagagaaattaaaGAGGACATTCAAAGAGGCTTTTCTTGAGAAAAAGCTAGCCGTTGAACTAGGAAAATCAAGGAAGATTGAAGACtcaagatttgacaaatcatAGCTTCCCTCTCTACTTTGGttcttctttcactttttttaaCTTGTATTGATGGTTAAGTTTCTTTGGATGATGCTTTTAGTAGTAGTTATGaactaaatttatttatctaggATTTCAATTGAactcaacatgtagtttgaattctttatctctcttttgcttatgatCAATGGAATGtgagttgtttattccaattctGTGTTTAATGCTTTTATTTACTTGATGACCAATTAGTAGATTTGGAAACCTATATACAACTTGACGAAGGGAGTTTACAGTGGCCATGAATGGAATAGTATATGTTCAAGttcacttagttgattaggtgatttgatttgcatatggGATATACATATACCAATatgtcatatgtagccaaGGTTAAAGCAttaacttaatgaatctttcttcagttgaatttacatagacatatagtgaattaattaagagagatatttttataaaaaccttgacagagacttataaataaattgagactctaggttagtaaCTCAATCCATTGAGGCAagttaagagaaagagagagatgaTTCAGATTAAGTgttgagggatattgtaatcctagatatttttttaaatgaacttttctatCAAAGTTTTGCCAACCACTTCTTAGATTTAGTTTTGCTATCCTTTagttttacttttgtttttagttaatcACTTTAACATggttgtttgaataagattaggttgtgttaattttagtacttagtaaaagtTCGTACAATTCTTTTTGGGATTCAACACTCTATTTTAccattatattacttgttaacgatatGTGCACTTGCGTGGTAAATCTGACAATAAGTTTTTGGCATCGTTTCCAGAGAATTATTTTCCTACTCTTtgctaatattaataccaagcaatcTTAGTCATAATTCgaactttgtttttctttattttcaaggTTTTTTTGTCGTTGTATGCGAAgagtaaaaaatttaaagattattcCTTTTGATTTAGAAATTGAAAAGACTTTTCAAAGACTTCAAAGAGAAGATTCACAACCTTTAGCTCACATCGAAACAATGGTTGAACAACAGGGAGAACAACAAATTCAAGGGCAACTGgtagaaaaaaacaaatcttTGAGAGACTATGTTGTACATCTTGTGCAAGGTCTTCACTCTAGCATTTGAAAACCTACAATACAAGTTAATAGCTTTGAAATCAAGCCAACAATCATTTAGATGATTCATACTTCAGTATAATTTGGAGGACTACCCAATAATAATCTTAATGCTCATATCTCAAATTTTCTAGAGATCTGTGATACATTCAAGCACAATGGAGTCACTGATCATGCAATTAGATTGAAAatgtttcctttttcattgtGAGACAAGGCAAAATATTAGTTGAATTCACTCCCAACTTGCTCTATTACTACTCAAGATGATTTAGCTCAAAAGCTTTTAACTAAGTCCTTTCCACTAGCGAAGACAGCAAAGATGAGTAATGACATTACATCATTCACGCAACTAGATTCAAAGTCATTATATGAGGCTTGGGAAAGGTACAAGGATGTACTCAGAAGATATCCTTGTCATGGGTTACCTAAATGGCTACAGGTATGCCATGACCCAAATCCGAGGCATGACCAACGCAAGGGTATCAATGGGAATTACCCTCTTAACCCATGTAAgcctaaataataaataaaaccaTACATTCACATGTATTACAGAGCAACCATGATTaattatatatcaatatattaATCATCCAACACACTCATGTTCTTACACTACGAAAGCAAATAAACATAAATCTTGGTGTCGGCCATCCTGTGGCAGATACAACCCATAAACCATCTCGTGGCAAAACATTTAGAGTATAATTATTACATGACATGACAAAGTCATAAATCCATAAcaatatgaaatataaagacAAACTCGACCAGTGGAGTACAACATAAATGAAAGGGCTACGTCTATTGGATGCCATGACCATCACCTACCAAACAACCATAAAAGACTACTCCTCCCAATTAGATAGCGAGCCTAGTTGTCTACTCtactaatttgaaaaaaaaaaatagaggtTAATAACGTGTGAGTCACAAAAACTTTGTGAGCAAATACGAGGAAGGGGAACAAGTAATGAGGAAAAGTATTTAGAAAATAGACTTTCAGAAAATATGCAAATacataataaatcaatatCTACAAAAACCACCTTTTCAAGCACTAATATAAACCGAGTCTCACTTATCCAACATCCTCACTTGACAATTTTGCTTACCAAGCGTGTTAACAATCACCTGGTCAATGCCTCAAccaatttcttcattttagaGTCTGTTATCTTTCAAATGACATTAGGAAATGTACGTCCTTACTCATTGCAAGATCGATATCTTTCAAACGGTACTTGGATGGtttacatttcttttttaaaaagcattgtttgtaaaacaattcttaaaacttttaaaagaatatttaaaagatgGAAATCACatcaaaagtttaattaaacatCATTTCAAGAGtgtttgaaacataatttaagGTCTCAAAgatttagttttgaaaacaaccttatttcttctttaggaaaacttttgaaaacatttagtttcaaaaatatacttgTTTTATCAATGCATGGGACCTATGTATCAATAAATGActacatctatcgataaaCTCCTtgaatctatcaatagatagaAGACAAAATACAATTCTaaggattttgttttgtatatatCGATACTTCAAGAACAAGTATCAATAGATAAGTTATAGAGAGCAAAATTTTAGCCTAGAACTCATCACTAGGACCTCAACCAAGGCTATAAAACAACCGTAGATGAGTATACAACATATATACAACAAATTGATAACAGATATAACATAATAGActaattcaataataaattcaaCAATGTCTTAGTCTAAATCACCACATTAGACATTCATATCATAATACTTAGTCTGAGTCACCACATCAGACATTCAATCAATCAAAATGGAGCTCTCACCAAGAACAACCAAACCACCTAGTGTCGTCACACTAgatgtgagacctcgacctctataggctcgtaactaggtgtagacacgataacacgggtcaagggtaattttgtcatctcTTTAGTGAGCCCttagaagtatgctttcaaacaatattaaggcctaagtaggcctaaggcatagatgaatgatgaaaataagggtaaaatgacaaaggaaataaaaataatgatgatttccaaagtagaggcaaaatggtcatttttcatctcaggtcaaaattttgaagttttcatgaacccgagcatttctagaccattgtGGACTTTGTTTCAATGTCAatagagtaaaaagattgcacaaaggattgaaggagaacaagctaacttgttgagggcatttttgtaatttaagtagagattggataagctttagctataaatatcattttcttctagcagcttcttcttcttcttccttccatctcaggttgctttcatcctccatggaagcttctttgaaacctccataattTCTCACAagctagcttcaattttcatgcttttgtgcaccatTTCATAGAACCTCTTAtgttctttcactctctcactttaaaacccttgaaaggtcttacttccatactttctctcactggctaggtgttttagagagagaaagaaagactctctataatagttttgaaattctTGAGGAGGAATCCAATTACAAATCTAGcaaggttccaacgaagccccaccgccctatttggaccattagaggaagttagagttgagtaaagatttaacgAATATCGgtaagtgaacttgcatttcaaattttctttggGAAATGTAGAGGTATTTGGGTGaaatatttgaatgattttatccaacctttctttaaaaatgtgtgccggggaacaagcccttgataaaaatgtttttgatgttgtgaaatgtgaaatgtgtataAGGATGAATCTATGTGCTCTTATATTACGTTggtacgtatatatatatatatatgaatatgtgctgtgcattgatgaatgatgttgaagtgtgcgagtagggagtgcacacatgatgatgatagagtgtgcgagtagggagtgcacacatgatgatgttgaagtgtgcgagtagggaatgtgcacatgatgatgatattgcattgagttgagtgtggcgggatggtatgcttgatgatgtatgtatatataaaaatatgtgtATTATATAAAGTTCATGAgcatggtatatggttgtaatacatatgaaatcttgcatgttgaaccttggaaattTCTAAGCATTTTCAAGTTGATCTTGTCTTTGCAGCAAAATGGCCTttcttgagagaatgaaaacttgCTGTTGGTatcctgtttctcgctgcagcgagaatgaatctcactgtagcgaaaaactctcgAGTTTAGGGAAGTTGCACTggcctggttctcgctgcagcaagaaagtATTTGAAGCTTCTAGCTGCAGTGAGAtttattc from Theobroma cacao cultivar B97-61/B2 chromosome 5, Criollo_cocoa_genome_V2, whole genome shotgun sequence carries:
- the LOC18598302 gene encoding WD repeat-containing protein LWD1; amino-acid sequence: MQSPSEKKAGVYTYIGQWPIYSLAWSVRNDKRSRLAIGSFLEDYSNKVELVQFNLDTSDFTTDSRLIFDHPYAPTNLLFFPSENTSNPDMIATSGDYLRLWEIHDDHIELKALFNGNKSSEFNSAITSFDWADFDTRRVATSSVDTTCTIWNIERETVDTQLVAHDKEVFDISWGGFNVFASVSGDGSIRVFDLRDKERSTIIYENPVPETPLLRLEWNKADPRFMATVGMDSNKIVIVDIRFPTIPLVELCKHKGSVNAISWAPFIGKQLCSAGDDSRALIWEAVGSNLRSENGGDMEPEMWYGSAAEINHARWSPVELDWIAIVFLNKLQLLKV